One part of the Dyadobacter sp. 676 genome encodes these proteins:
- a CDS encoding geranylgeranylglycerol-phosphate geranylgeranyltransferase: MNVSARPKITTWDYVTGSARLVRMTNLIIVALTQYLTRILLIGPRHEWRSIVTDPDMFVLSLSTVCIAAAGYIINDYFDIKIDIVNKPERVVVGRYLKRRWAMGAHQVLNVLGAILGLAVSPYIFIINVFSITLLWFYSERYKRLPFIGNFIVSLLTGLTLLILTVHYPANRHLVFIYAVFSFFISLIREVVKDMEDIRGDEAHGCRTLPIVWGIRRTKTFLYSVTVIFVLTLFVMARALQNNLLTLLFLLLLIPIALLLLRLYQADTRRDFREISSLCKIIMLLGLITMIWA; this comes from the coding sequence ATGAATGTGTCGGCCAGACCCAAGATCACAACGTGGGATTATGTCACCGGGAGTGCGCGGCTTGTGCGCATGACCAACCTGATCATTGTGGCCCTCACACAATATCTCACACGTATTCTGCTCATTGGCCCGAGGCATGAATGGCGATCGATCGTGACCGACCCGGACATGTTCGTGCTTTCGCTGTCGACGGTTTGCATTGCCGCCGCGGGTTACATCATCAACGATTATTTCGACATCAAGATCGACATCGTCAACAAGCCGGAGCGCGTCGTCGTGGGCCGGTACCTCAAACGTCGCTGGGCTATGGGCGCGCATCAGGTCCTGAACGTGCTGGGGGCCATTCTCGGACTGGCCGTCAGTCCTTATATATTCATTATCAATGTATTCTCGATCACACTGCTCTGGTTCTATTCCGAGCGTTACAAACGGCTGCCTTTCATCGGAAATTTCATCGTGTCGTTACTGACGGGCCTTACATTGCTGATCCTTACCGTCCATTACCCCGCCAACCGGCACCTGGTTTTCATTTATGCGGTATTCTCTTTCTTTATTTCGCTCATCCGTGAAGTGGTAAAAGACATGGAAGATATTCGCGGCGACGAGGCGCACGGCTGCCGCACATTACCGATCGTCTGGGGCATCCGCCGGACCAAAACGTTCCTGTATTCGGTGACCGTCATTTTTGTGCTCACCCTGTTTGTGATGGCCAGGGCGTTGCAGAACAACCTGCTTACGCTCCTGTTCCTGCTGCTGCTGATCCCGATCGCATTACTCTTGCTCCGCCTCTATCAGGCCGATACCCGACGAGATTTCAGGGAGATCAGCAGCCTCTGTAAGATCATTATGCTCCTCGGATTGATTACCATGATCTGGGCCTGA
- a CDS encoding HAMP domain-containing sensor histidine kinase, with amino-acid sequence MISESPKEKPRFRLHPVAILNSQRLRRSLMDTYDQKSFYKYGIGVILLILSIGSLFYTDKLVEELEEREEREVQLYAEGLRYVVNSPLDENFNVIYQVIEDAVNFYQIPAIYVDENNIPNPNKNIKFPDKISRQERERIIRERLEEMKLEHPPIPVELGKGRAGKIYYSNSFLLTQLRYYPFLQLSVMLLIGYLAYLAFSSARKAEQNRVWVGLAKETAHQLGTPLSSLMAWVEYFRSDPAIDPSIAEEIEKDVIRLEMITTRFSNIGSVPTLRQEPIAAIVTNFVNYLEKRVSSKVRFEVHNQLAEEQTALLNKNLFEWVIENICKNAVDAMSGVGEIHVTLQAPPRAREIWIDIADTGKGMNKAQISKIFNPGFSTKKRGWGLGLTLAKRIIENYHSGKLFVKSSEVGKGTTFRIILNADIVEEA; translated from the coding sequence ATGATCAGCGAAAGCCCTAAAGAAAAACCGCGTTTCAGGCTGCATCCCGTAGCCATTCTGAACAGCCAGCGCCTGCGCCGTTCACTGATGGATACTTACGACCAGAAAAGCTTTTATAAATACGGAATCGGGGTTATCCTGCTTATTCTCAGTATCGGATCGCTTTTTTATACCGATAAGCTGGTGGAGGAACTGGAAGAAAGAGAGGAAAGGGAAGTCCAGCTGTACGCCGAAGGCTTGCGGTATGTAGTCAACAGCCCGCTGGACGAAAACTTTAACGTGATATACCAGGTCATCGAAGACGCCGTCAACTTCTATCAGATCCCGGCCATTTATGTGGATGAAAACAATATCCCGAACCCCAACAAGAACATTAAATTCCCCGACAAAATAAGTCGCCAGGAGCGTGAACGCATTATCCGGGAGCGTCTGGAAGAAATGAAACTCGAACACCCGCCGATTCCCGTGGAACTCGGGAAAGGCCGCGCGGGCAAGATCTATTATAGTAACTCTTTTCTGCTTACGCAGTTACGCTACTATCCTTTTCTGCAATTATCGGTCATGCTGCTGATCGGCTACCTCGCTTACCTCGCATTCAGTTCGGCGCGGAAAGCGGAGCAGAACCGGGTGTGGGTCGGGCTGGCGAAGGAAACGGCCCACCAGCTCGGCACGCCGTTATCGTCGCTGATGGCCTGGGTGGAGTACTTCCGCTCCGATCCGGCGATCGACCCGTCGATTGCCGAGGAAATCGAAAAGGACGTAATCCGGCTGGAAATGATCACGACGCGATTTTCCAACATAGGTTCGGTACCTACGCTGCGGCAGGAACCCATCGCGGCTATCGTAACGAATTTCGTCAACTACCTGGAAAAACGGGTTTCTTCCAAAGTCAGGTTCGAAGTGCATAACCAGCTTGCGGAAGAGCAGACTGCGTTATTGAACAAAAACCTTTTCGAATGGGTAATCGAAAACATCTGCAAGAATGCCGTGGACGCGATGAGCGGCGTGGGGGAAATTCACGTGACCTTGCAGGCGCCTCCGCGTGCGAGGGAAATATGGATCGATATCGCGGATACCGGTAAGGGAATGAACAAGGCGCAGATCAGCAAGATCTTCAATCCCGGTTTCAGCACTAAAAAACGGGGCTGGGGGCTCGGCCTGACGCTCGCGAAAAGGATAATTGAAAACTACCACTCGGGGAAGTTGTTCGTGAAAAGCTCCGAGGTCGGAAAAGGAACGACATTCAGGATTATCCTGAATGCCGATATTGTAGAAGAAGCCTAA
- a CDS encoding DEAD/DEAH box helicase produces the protein MTFEDLNLSKPLLKALSEAGYTTPTTIQHKVFSVMMSGKDVCGIAQTGTGKTFAYLLPTLRQIEYAKDRLPQLLILVPTRELVVQVVEEVRKLTAYTTLEVVGVYGGGNIKVQMAELHQGADVVVATPGRVFDLAMNGSLKTKSIKKLVIDEVDEMLNLGFRAQLKNILDLLPQRRQNLLFSATITQEVEALMKTYFNDPVRIEAAPVGTPLENIEQQAYYVPNFYTKVNLLDLLLDRHREMNKVLIFVATKKLADQLYGQLELGYLNEIGVIHSNKDQNHRFNTIRQFHAGNYRILIATDIIARGLDVAEVSHVINFDIPEVPENYIHRIGRTGRADQKGIAISFISEREKPFQQQIEELMDFEIPILPLPEDLKISEVLTPDEEPKVFMKNIEPKRPKREDIGPAFHEKKAKNQKVNVRRDYAKEKMIKYGRPIKRSGKKSK, from the coding sequence ATGACTTTTGAAGATTTAAATCTCTCCAAACCGCTTCTCAAAGCCCTTTCAGAAGCCGGATATACCACCCCTACGACAATTCAGCACAAGGTTTTTTCGGTAATGATGTCCGGAAAGGACGTCTGCGGCATTGCACAAACCGGTACCGGAAAAACATTCGCCTATTTGTTACCGACGCTCCGTCAGATAGAATATGCCAAAGACCGGTTGCCTCAACTGCTCATTCTCGTGCCCACGCGCGAACTGGTGGTGCAGGTAGTGGAAGAAGTGCGAAAGCTCACGGCTTACACGACACTCGAAGTGGTGGGTGTTTACGGTGGAGGGAATATCAAGGTGCAAATGGCCGAGCTGCATCAGGGTGCGGACGTCGTAGTGGCAACTCCCGGGCGAGTTTTCGACCTGGCTATGAATGGCTCGCTAAAAACCAAGTCGATCAAAAAACTGGTGATCGACGAGGTCGACGAAATGCTGAACCTCGGTTTTCGTGCGCAGTTGAAAAACATCCTGGACCTGCTGCCCCAGCGACGCCAGAACCTGCTCTTTTCGGCGACGATCACACAGGAGGTGGAGGCTCTGATGAAAACCTATTTCAACGATCCGGTCCGGATTGAAGCGGCGCCGGTGGGCACGCCGCTTGAAAATATCGAACAGCAAGCCTATTATGTCCCTAATTTCTATACGAAAGTCAACTTGCTCGACCTGCTTCTCGACCGCCACAGGGAAATGAACAAGGTCCTGATTTTTGTCGCTACCAAAAAGCTCGCCGATCAGCTATACGGGCAACTGGAACTCGGCTACCTGAACGAAATCGGCGTTATCCATTCCAATAAAGACCAGAACCACCGTTTCAATACCATCAGGCAGTTTCACGCCGGCAATTACCGCATCCTGATCGCCACGGACATCATCGCACGCGGGCTCGATGTCGCCGAAGTTTCCCATGTAATCAATTTCGATATTCCGGAAGTACCGGAGAACTATATCCACCGGATTGGCCGCACCGGCCGTGCCGATCAGAAAGGCATTGCCATTTCCTTTATCTCCGAGCGGGAAAAGCCGTTCCAGCAGCAGATTGAAGAGCTGATGGATTTTGAAATACCTATACTGCCACTGCCGGAGGACCTGAAAATATCGGAAGTGCTGACGCCGGACGAAGAGCCGAAAGTTTTCATGAAAAACATCGAGCCGAAGCGCCCGAAGCGAGAAGACATAGGCCCCGCATTTCATGAAAAGAAAGCTAAGAATCAGAAGGTTAATGTCCGCCGGGATTATGCCAAAGAGAAGATGATCAAATACGGGCGGCCGATCAAACGTTCGGGCAAAAAGAGCAAATAA
- a CDS encoding phosphoribosylglycinamide formyltransferase — protein sequence MRRIAIFASGSGSNAEKICEYFANREDVDVSLIFTNNPMAGVIKRALKLQVPVVFFDRKTFYQTGKIPQILQNEGIDLVVLAGFMMLVPPVLVQAFPNKMINIHPALLPKYGGKGMYGHFVHEAVVNAGDTQSGITIHYVNEHYDEGDIIFQASCDIAPGDTPEEVARKVHALEYEHYPRVIDEILTRR from the coding sequence ATGAGAAGAATTGCCATTTTTGCCTCCGGCTCGGGATCGAATGCCGAAAAAATCTGTGAGTATTTTGCCAACAGGGAAGATGTGGACGTGTCGCTGATATTCACGAACAATCCCATGGCCGGAGTGATTAAAAGGGCACTTAAATTACAGGTCCCAGTCGTTTTTTTTGACAGGAAAACCTTTTATCAGACCGGCAAGATCCCGCAAATCCTGCAAAACGAAGGCATCGACCTTGTCGTGCTGGCAGGCTTTATGATGCTCGTACCGCCGGTGCTCGTCCAGGCATTTCCCAATAAAATGATCAATATCCACCCCGCATTGCTGCCGAAATACGGCGGTAAGGGCATGTACGGACATTTCGTACACGAAGCCGTCGTGAATGCAGGCGACACGCAATCGGGCATTACGATCCACTATGTAAACGAGCATTACGACGAGGGCGACATTATTTTCCAGGCAAGCTGCGACATAGCGCCCGGCGATACGCCTGAGGAAGTGGCGCGCAAGGTGCACGCGCTCGAATACGAGCATTACCCGCGCGTGATCGACGAAATCCTCACGCGCCGCTAA
- a CDS encoding ABC transporter ATP-binding protein — translation MNIWQIFQRLRPFIKPYQRQIAFALFLTLLGAVTAQVNPWVLRYTVDTVQTMLDKHWSLLQGRELLLRITVVLFVKEIVNSFIVFGQRYFGEKIRIKVSSDLSQNAVNRILTYNLAFFGDNENQKGKLQTRIDRGVESLTKLIQNFFIDILPLFANAIVALGIMFSANFYVGCIALAILPVYFWVSYRQAGELQGVRRKLKRQRENKSNGLINLIESVIVIKSFVREKLEGEKQYRLQMELMDSQLKTRKTNFAYDGIKSFIEQIGVVLIIILTAYLVLDQQMSIGAIMFHILLFNNVSAPIRQLHRIYDEMNDALTYSEGFFDILDANDAVEKSGQTESARFRGNYELRNVSFEYPNGTRALSGVSMNIKAGQTTALVGLSGAGKSTLINLLVGFYAQDSGEILLDGKPLKSYDLSSLRNAIGMVLQKNHIFKGSISENIRYGKPEASWEELVEASRSAYLHEQIMELPAGNDTDAQMLSGDQQQRIAIARLFLKNPPIIFLDEPTASLDAIATEQIKNSLDAIKKNRTVVIISHSLAQILDSDQIYVMKKGQIVESGKHEDLYEKNGVYRQIFDASARSLNLGKMLETMSREQE, via the coding sequence ATGAATATCTGGCAAATCTTCCAAAGGCTCCGGCCATTCATTAAGCCCTACCAGCGGCAAATCGCATTTGCACTATTCCTCACCCTGCTTGGTGCCGTTACGGCCCAGGTAAACCCTTGGGTGCTTCGGTACACCGTCGATACGGTGCAAACCATGCTCGATAAACACTGGAGCCTGCTGCAAGGCAGGGAATTGCTCCTGCGTATCACGGTGGTGCTTTTCGTGAAAGAGATCGTCAATTCTTTTATCGTTTTCGGGCAGCGGTATTTTGGTGAAAAAATCCGTATCAAAGTATCCAGCGACCTGTCACAGAACGCTGTCAACCGCATTCTGACCTACAACCTGGCGTTTTTCGGCGACAATGAAAATCAGAAAGGCAAGCTGCAAACCCGCATCGATCGCGGCGTGGAAAGCCTTACCAAGCTGATCCAGAACTTTTTCATCGACATTCTGCCGCTTTTTGCGAATGCCATTGTGGCGCTCGGCATTATGTTCTCGGCCAATTTTTACGTCGGCTGCATTGCCCTGGCCATTCTCCCCGTGTATTTCTGGGTGAGCTACCGGCAGGCCGGCGAACTGCAGGGTGTTCGGCGCAAGCTGAAACGGCAGCGCGAGAATAAGAGCAACGGGCTGATCAACCTCATCGAGTCGGTGATCGTAATCAAATCGTTCGTGCGTGAAAAACTGGAAGGCGAAAAGCAATATCGCCTGCAAATGGAGCTGATGGATTCACAGCTTAAAACCCGGAAGACCAACTTTGCCTACGACGGTATCAAAAGCTTTATCGAGCAGATCGGCGTCGTGCTGATCATCATTCTCACCGCCTACCTCGTGCTGGATCAGCAAATGTCCATCGGCGCGATCATGTTCCATATTCTGCTGTTCAATAACGTTTCCGCACCCATCCGCCAGCTGCACCGCATTTACGACGAGATGAACGATGCACTTACCTATTCGGAGGGCTTCTTCGATATCCTGGATGCGAACGACGCGGTCGAGAAAAGCGGACAAACAGAATCGGCACGTTTTCGGGGCAACTACGAGCTCCGGAACGTATCGTTCGAATATCCCAACGGCACCAGGGCACTTTCAGGCGTTTCTATGAATATTAAAGCCGGACAAACGACTGCATTGGTAGGACTGTCGGGGGCAGGCAAGAGCACGCTTATTAATCTGCTGGTGGGTTTCTACGCCCAGGATTCGGGGGAAATCTTGCTGGACGGAAAACCTCTGAAATCCTACGACTTGTCCTCCCTGCGCAATGCCATCGGAATGGTACTTCAAAAGAACCATATTTTCAAAGGGTCCATTTCCGAGAATATCCGCTATGGAAAGCCCGAAGCCAGCTGGGAAGAGCTCGTCGAAGCTTCCAGAAGCGCCTATTTGCACGAACAGATTATGGAGCTGCCCGCCGGCAATGATACCGATGCCCAAATGCTCTCCGGCGACCAGCAGCAACGCATCGCCATTGCGCGGCTGTTTCTCAAAAATCCGCCCATTATCTTCCTCGACGAGCCTACGGCCAGCCTCGACGCCATTGCTACCGAGCAGATCAAAAACAGCCTGGACGCGATCAAGAAAAACCGCACGGTAGTGATCATTTCGCATAGCCTCGCACAAATTCTCGACTCCGACCAGATTTACGTGATGAAGAAGGGACAGATCGTCGAATCAGGCAAACATGAGGATCTGTACGAAAAAAATGGCGTTTACCGGCAGATTTTCGACGCTTCCGCACGTAGTCTGAACTTAGGTAAGATGCTCGAAACCATGAGCCGGGAGCAGGAATAA
- the hemA gene encoding glutamyl-tRNA reductase gives MYNQFKSVSLSHRNAPLAIREQLALNEAEAKSMMLRLKDFFDISDVLAVSTCNRTEIYYSSANDLNEEIIKLLLIEKGIEDIDAFKAYFEQFSEGDAAVKHLFQVATGLQSQVVGDMQIPNQIKHAYQWSADLNMAGPFLHRLLHTIFFANKRVAQETFFRDGAASVSYAAVELLEGLMPNPRILVVGLGEIGTDVCRNLSQNTNADVTLVNRTRSRADALGTELGFRVADFADIESEISRADVIVSSIQREEPFFTKEMMVRLRGMSFKYFIDLSVPRSVSPEVEEVPGVMLYTIDSIRSKADEALQRRLDSVPHVEEIINEAVLEFNDWSREMIVSPTIQKLKGALEQIRREELTRFTKNLTESELEKVERITTSMMQKILKLPVLQLKAACKRGEAETLIDVLNDLFNLEKEKESH, from the coding sequence ATGTATAACCAGTTCAAATCAGTCAGTTTATCACATCGGAATGCTCCTCTTGCTATCAGGGAACAGCTTGCATTGAATGAGGCGGAAGCAAAGAGCATGATGCTTCGTCTGAAAGATTTTTTCGATATCTCCGACGTTCTTGCTGTTTCTACCTGCAACCGGACTGAGATATACTACTCCTCCGCCAACGACCTTAATGAAGAGATTATCAAGCTTTTACTGATCGAAAAAGGGATTGAGGACATAGATGCGTTCAAAGCATATTTCGAGCAGTTTTCTGAAGGCGACGCAGCGGTGAAGCACCTCTTCCAGGTCGCTACCGGCCTGCAATCGCAGGTAGTAGGGGATATGCAAATCCCGAATCAGATCAAGCATGCGTATCAATGGTCTGCCGACCTCAATATGGCAGGCCCGTTTCTGCACCGTCTGCTTCACACGATATTTTTTGCCAACAAACGCGTGGCTCAGGAGACGTTCTTTCGTGATGGCGCGGCTTCTGTTTCCTATGCGGCCGTCGAACTGCTGGAAGGTCTGATGCCAAATCCCCGGATACTCGTTGTGGGATTGGGTGAAATCGGAACGGACGTTTGCCGCAACCTTTCGCAAAACACCAATGCGGACGTGACGCTGGTAAACCGGACCCGTAGCAGAGCCGATGCATTGGGCACGGAGCTTGGGTTCCGCGTGGCGGATTTTGCCGACATTGAATCCGAAATTTCACGTGCGGACGTGATCGTATCGTCCATTCAGCGTGAAGAGCCGTTCTTTACCAAAGAAATGATGGTGCGCCTCCGTGGCATGTCGTTCAAATATTTTATCGACCTCTCGGTGCCGCGGAGCGTGTCTCCCGAGGTGGAGGAAGTGCCCGGCGTGATGCTTTACACGATCGACTCGATACGTTCGAAGGCCGACGAAGCATTGCAACGTCGGCTCGATTCAGTTCCACATGTGGAAGAGATTATCAACGAAGCGGTGCTTGAATTCAACGACTGGTCACGCGAGATGATCGTTTCGCCGACCATTCAGAAACTGAAAGGTGCATTGGAACAAATCCGCAGAGAGGAATTGACCCGTTTCACCAAAAACCTGACCGAATCGGAACTGGAAAAAGTGGAACGCATTACCACCAGTATGATGCAGAAAATCCTGAAACTTCCGGTACTTCAATTGAAAGCGGCGTGCAAGCGAGGAGAGGCGGAAACGCTGATCGACGTATTAAACGACCTTTTCAACCTCGAAAAAGAGAAAGAAAGCCATTAA
- a CDS encoding glycosyltransferase family 39 protein, whose amino-acid sequence MLQKDLLKITRWGLGTALVIWMIGWLMLIPEDLSAQIAAIAAETIKSGRLVEETGISGPIISLSVGAMRIFGSNQLSLHIPGFLALLFSLFCTYRLTRNLAGRESAILSVLILATAQATFLVNNDLGDANYLAACYVFTLWQINLYLEKKNFLYLFLALAGGVALVFVKNTFPGGAGEWPANPVLTLLVTFSPWTIFFILAIADLAQRLAFPEHDETQKHELICLLAIVMPFIFAYLNPFRATFDVYMAYPLAAVVTSSYIVRRLESDPEIFSGLIAYVHAVAAYASLALLFCLVWFSFPADNYYGLVHFMVLLGVLTWLIFFSPVRNKLIVGCVVFAIGANLVLTTYFYPNIYEYQAAAKLGILARANGARENRLFSYQAGTPYSLRFYAGVRVTEIDDFGKLVGMKNCLVYTHQNLLGEFRAMRPDLKIVGTCEEYPRPILDFRFLDPATRASYVTSKVLIRL is encoded by the coding sequence ATGCTTCAAAAGGATTTGTTAAAAATTACCCGATGGGGCCTTGGGACCGCCTTAGTAATCTGGATGATCGGCTGGCTGATGCTGATTCCCGAAGACTTGTCGGCGCAGATTGCCGCCATCGCCGCGGAAACGATTAAAAGCGGGCGTTTGGTCGAAGAGACGGGCATATCCGGGCCGATCATCTCGCTTTCCGTCGGCGCAATGCGGATATTCGGGTCCAACCAACTTTCGCTGCATATCCCGGGGTTCCTTGCTCTCCTTTTCAGCCTCTTCTGTACCTATCGTCTTACCAGAAACCTTGCAGGTCGCGAGTCGGCCATTCTCTCCGTTTTAATATTAGCCACCGCCCAGGCTACTTTCCTCGTCAACAACGATCTTGGCGATGCGAACTACCTGGCGGCTTGCTATGTGTTTACATTGTGGCAGATCAATTTATACCTCGAAAAAAAGAATTTCCTGTACCTGTTCCTCGCGCTCGCAGGCGGGGTTGCGCTCGTATTCGTAAAAAACACATTTCCGGGCGGTGCCGGTGAATGGCCGGCCAATCCCGTCCTGACCTTGCTTGTTACATTCTCGCCCTGGACCATCTTCTTCATCCTCGCCATTGCCGACCTGGCCCAGCGGCTGGCGTTTCCCGAACACGACGAAACACAGAAACATGAGCTAATCTGCCTTTTAGCGATCGTAATGCCTTTCATCTTCGCTTACCTGAACCCGTTCAGGGCCACTTTCGATGTGTATATGGCATATCCGCTGGCCGCGGTGGTAACCTCGTCATACATTGTCCGGCGCCTGGAAAGCGACCCCGAAATCTTTTCCGGGCTTATCGCGTATGTGCATGCGGTGGCCGCATACGCTTCCCTGGCTTTGCTTTTCTGCCTGGTGTGGTTTTCGTTCCCGGCCGACAACTACTACGGGCTGGTCCATTTTATGGTGCTGCTGGGGGTACTTACCTGGCTGATCTTCTTTTCGCCTGTACGGAACAAGCTGATCGTTGGCTGCGTCGTTTTTGCGATAGGTGCCAACCTGGTGCTTACAACCTATTTTTACCCCAACATTTATGAATACCAGGCGGCCGCGAAACTGGGCATTCTGGCAAGGGCCAACGGCGCCCGCGAGAACCGGCTGTTCAGCTATCAGGCCGGGACGCCTTACAGCCTCCGCTTTTACGCAGGTGTGCGTGTAACGGAAATCGATGATTTCGGCAAACTGGTTGGCATGAAAAACTGTCTCGTTTACACCCACCAGAACTTGCTCGGTGAATTCAGGGCAATGCGCCCCGATCTGAAGATCGTCGGGACCTGCGAAGAATACCCGCGGCCGATTCTCGATTTTCGCTTTCTCGATCCCGCCACGCGCGCATCCTATGTCACCTCAAAAGTGTTGATCAGGCTATGA
- a CDS encoding porin family protein codes for MKNCIFLLLAIAFCSSRAQAQENVSIGPIVGISIANFRGDVINTDWKPGLTIGGFYNYSSESGFGFSGQLLFTQLGAQINNKTNEINLNYIQAPLLATFFFGRYGDRLRPKIFLGPNLNFLVGARDKNGNNINGDSNNRVYNPFDLGLTFGAGLNYRLQEKIWLNFDARYGVGLLDVTRLDNSNIKNNNWGINVGLSFPLGTYNKNTGRLRTR; via the coding sequence ATGAAAAATTGTATTTTTTTGCTGCTTGCGATCGCCTTTTGTAGCTCGCGGGCACAAGCGCAGGAAAACGTTTCCATCGGCCCGATCGTCGGGATATCCATTGCCAATTTCCGTGGCGATGTTATCAATACGGACTGGAAACCCGGTTTGACCATAGGAGGTTTTTACAATTACAGCTCCGAATCAGGATTCGGTTTCAGCGGACAGCTCCTTTTTACGCAGCTTGGAGCGCAAATCAATAATAAAACCAACGAAATTAACCTGAATTATATTCAGGCACCGTTGCTGGCCACTTTCTTTTTCGGACGTTATGGCGACCGGCTGCGTCCAAAAATATTCCTCGGCCCCAACCTCAATTTCCTGGTAGGAGCGCGCGACAAGAACGGCAACAATATCAACGGAGATTCCAACAACCGCGTTTATAATCCTTTTGATCTCGGACTTACTTTCGGGGCGGGCCTGAACTACCGGTTGCAGGAGAAGATCTGGCTGAATTTCGATGCCCGGTACGGTGTCGGGTTGCTGGATGTGACTCGGCTGGACAATTCGAACATTAAAAACAACAACTGGGGTATCAACGTTGGGCTGAGTTTCCCGCTGGGTACTTACAACAAAAATACCGGAAGACTACGTACGCGCTGA